The following proteins come from a genomic window of Pararhodobacter sp.:
- the pssA gene encoding CDP-diacylglycerol--serine O-phosphatidyltransferase: MTDPQTQPTESDTASADRRSLPLVQLLPNLVTLLGLSAGLTSIRYVLQDSYQVAAALLVLAAIIDGIDGLLARKLNAESSFGAELDSLSDFVCFGVAPGIFVYHFVLQGLPGLGWLFVLVYVICACLRLARFNVNRDAPPPPGRAHFVGVPAPAGAMLALLPVYVSLADWVDMRQWPIAVALYVGMIGLLMISRLPTPSPKGLAVPRNRAIWVLLGVGVFAGALAMRPWTVLLLTDLAYLVVLAQGSWAHRRALT, from the coding sequence ATGACCGATCCGCAGACGCAACCGACCGAGAGTGACACCGCCAGCGCGGACCGCCGGTCGTTGCCGCTGGTGCAATTGCTCCCCAATCTGGTCACGCTGCTGGGGCTCAGCGCGGGGCTGACATCCATCCGCTATGTGCTGCAAGATTCGTATCAGGTCGCCGCGGCGCTGTTGGTTTTGGCGGCGATCATCGACGGAATCGACGGGCTGTTGGCGCGCAAGTTGAATGCCGAAAGCTCCTTTGGGGCCGAATTGGATTCACTCAGCGATTTCGTCTGTTTCGGCGTGGCACCCGGGATTTTTGTCTATCATTTTGTGCTGCAAGGGTTGCCCGGGTTGGGGTGGTTGTTCGTGCTGGTCTATGTGATCTGCGCGTGCCTTCGTCTGGCGCGGTTCAACGTCAATCGCGATGCGCCTCCACCACCGGGTCGCGCGCATTTCGTCGGTGTTCCCGCACCCGCAGGCGCGATGTTGGCCCTTTTGCCGGTTTACGTCTCGCTGGCGGATTGGGTCGATATGCGGCAATGGCCGATTGCGGTTGCGCTTTATGTCGGCATGATCGGGCTGCTGATGATTTCGCGGCTCCCAACCCCCTCGCCGAAGGGGCTGGCCGTACCGCGAAACCGCGCGATCTGGGTCCTGCTCGGCGTCGGTGTGTTTGCCGGGGCGCTGGCAATGCGGCCGTGGACGGTCTTGTTGTTGACGGATCTCGCCTATCTCGTGGTTCTGGCGCAGGGAAGCTGGGCGCATCGACGGGCGCTGACCTGA
- a CDS encoding phosphatidylserine decarboxylase produces MSDSMLSTVIKPVHREGYPFIGIFAAVTLVLFLIWQPLGWIGVVLTVWCYYFFRDPERHTPQRAGLLISPADGVISLIEPAVPPVELGMGTDPMMRVSVFMNVFNCHVNRAPIAGTVSAVSYRPGKFFNASLDKASSDNERNSVAIDMADGRKIAVVQIAGLVARRIVCDVKPGDVLETGERFGMIRFGSRLDVYLPDGVHPLVSLGQTMVAGETVLADLASDETARLAEVR; encoded by the coding sequence ATGTCAGACTCGATGCTTTCGACCGTGATCAAACCCGTCCACCGCGAAGGGTATCCCTTTATCGGAATTTTTGCCGCCGTGACCTTGGTGCTCTTTCTGATCTGGCAGCCGCTGGGATGGATTGGCGTGGTTCTGACCGTCTGGTGCTATTATTTTTTCCGGGATCCTGAACGGCATACGCCGCAACGCGCGGGCTTGTTGATCAGCCCCGCTGACGGTGTGATTTCGCTGATCGAACCCGCCGTCCCGCCCGTTGAATTGGGCATGGGCACGGACCCCATGATGCGCGTGAGCGTCTTCATGAACGTGTTTAACTGTCATGTGAATCGCGCGCCAATCGCCGGGACTGTCAGTGCCGTCTCTTACCGCCCGGGAAAGTTCTTCAATGCATCTCTGGACAAAGCCAGCAGCGACAATGAGCGCAACTCCGTCGCCATAGACATGGCGGATGGGCGCAAAATCGCCGTGGTGCAAATCGCCGGATTGGTCGCGCGCCGAATCGTTTGCGACGTGAAGCCCGGTGATGTGCTGGAAACGGGGGAACGGTTTGGCATGATCCGATTTGGGTCGCGGTTGGATGTTTACCTGCCCGACGGTGTGCATCCATTGGTCTCGTTGGGGCAAACCATGGTTGCCGGAGAAACCGTGTTGGCGGATCTTGCATCAGATGAAACGGCGCGCCTGGCAGAGGTTCGCTAG
- a CDS encoding d(CMP) kinase gives MTFTVAVDGPAAAGKGTISRALAAQFGLAHLDTGLLYRAVGAKGGDPIVAARTLTTEDLQRDDLRSMAASEAASKVAVIPEVRAALLDFQRAFAAREGGAVLDGRDIGTVICPDAPVKLFITASPEVRAHRRWLEVGGNEAEVLADVIARDERDRNRADAPLKPAADAVIIDTSALDTEAAIARAIATVNAIRAT, from the coding sequence ATGACATTTACAGTGGCGGTGGATGGTCCGGCGGCGGCGGGCAAAGGGACGATCAGCCGGGCCCTGGCCGCGCAGTTTGGCTTGGCGCATCTTGACACGGGGTTGTTGTACCGGGCCGTGGGCGCGAAGGGCGGCGATCCGATTGTCGCCGCGCGCACCCTGACCACCGAGGATCTGCAACGTGATGATTTGCGGTCCATGGCCGCCAGCGAGGCCGCCAGCAAGGTCGCCGTGATACCAGAGGTCCGCGCCGCACTCCTTGATTTCCAACGTGCATTTGCGGCCCGCGAGGGCGGCGCGGTTCTGGACGGTCGTGACATTGGCACGGTTATTTGCCCCGATGCACCGGTGAAACTGTTTATCACCGCCAGCCCCGAAGTCCGGGCACATCGTCGTTGGCTGGAAGTCGGCGGCAATGAGGCAGAGGTCCTCGCCGATGTGATCGCGCGCGATGAGCGCGACAGGAACCGCGCCGATGCGCCGTTGAAACCGGCGGCTGACGCGGTGATCATCGACACCTCGGCGCTGGATACCGAGGCGGCCATTGCCCGCGCCATTGCCACCGTAAACGCCATTCGCGCCACCTGA
- the aroA gene encoding 3-phosphoshikimate 1-carboxyvinyltransferase — translation MSAHGTPIPMTARASGPLTGVAEVPGDKSISHRALILGALSIGETRVTGLLEGQDVLDTAAAMRAFGATVTREGLGTWTVQGVGVGGFAEPDHVIDCGNSGTGVRLIMGAMATTPICATFTGDASLNKRPMGRVTDPLALFGTQAVGRDGGRLPMTVVGAANPVPVRYVLPVPSAQVKSAVLLAGLNAPGETVVIEPEATRDHTERMLRGFGAQVSVEDTAEGRVITLTGQPELTGQTVAVPRDPSSAAFPVCAAVIVPGSDITVPGVSRNPTRDGLYVTLLEMGADIQFENVREEGGEPVADLRVRYSPELRGLETPSERAASMIDEFPILSVVAACAKGKTIMRGVKELRVKESDRIDAMARGLEACGVRIEEEDDVFTVYGMDRVPGGAVTESRLDHRIAMSFLVLGLVSEAPISVDDGGPIATSFPSFEPLMAGLGATIARDKP, via the coding sequence ATGTCCGCACACGGCACCCCCATTCCGATGACCGCCCGCGCCTCTGGTCCTTTGACCGGCGTGGCCGAGGTGCCCGGCGACAAGTCGATCAGTCACCGGGCATTGATTCTTGGTGCCTTGTCGATCGGCGAAACCCGTGTGACGGGCTTGCTGGAAGGTCAGGACGTGCTGGACACCGCCGCCGCCATGCGCGCCTTTGGCGCGACGGTGACCCGCGAGGGGCTGGGCACCTGGACGGTGCAGGGCGTCGGCGTCGGTGGATTCGCCGAGCCGGATCATGTGATCGACTGCGGCAATTCGGGCACCGGTGTGCGCCTGATCATGGGGGCAATGGCGACCACGCCGATCTGTGCCACCTTCACCGGCGACGCCAGCCTGAACAAGCGACCGATGGGCCGGGTGACCGATCCGCTGGCCCTGTTCGGCACGCAAGCAGTGGGCCGCGATGGCGGGCGATTGCCGATGACGGTGGTCGGGGCCGCGAACCCGGTACCGGTGCGCTATGTCTTGCCGGTGCCCTCGGCGCAGGTCAAATCGGCGGTGCTTCTGGCGGGGTTGAATGCGCCGGGCGAGACCGTTGTGATTGAACCCGAGGCGACCCGCGACCACACCGAGCGCATGTTGCGCGGCTTTGGGGCGCAGGTGTCGGTCGAGGATACAGCCGAGGGCCGCGTGATCACGCTGACCGGCCAGCCCGAGTTGACCGGGCAGACCGTCGCCGTGCCGCGCGATCCGTCCTCGGCGGCGTTTCCGGTCTGCGCGGCGGTAATCGTGCCCGGGTCGGACATCACCGTGCCGGGCGTCAGCCGCAACCCGACGCGCGACGGGCTTTATGTGACGCTGTTGGAAATGGGCGCGGATATCCAGTTTGAAAACGTGCGCGAAGAGGGCGGAGAGCCGGTCGCCGATCTGCGGGTGCGTTATTCGCCAGAGTTGCGCGGTCTCGAAACCCCGTCCGAGCGTGCGGCCTCGATGATTGACGAGTTCCCGATCCTGTCGGTGGTCGCGGCCTGCGCCAAGGGCAAAACCATCATGCGCGGCGTCAAAGAGCTGCGCGTCAAGGAAAGCGACCGGATCGACGCGATGGCCCGCGGCCTCGAGGCCTGTGGCGTGCGGATCGAGGAAGAGGATGACGTGTTCACCGTCTACGGCATGGACCGCGTGCCGGGTGGTGCGGTGACCGAGAGCCGTCTGGACCACCGGATCGCAATGTCGTTTCTGGTCCTGGGTCTGGTGTCCGAGGCCCCGATTTCGGTCGATGACGGCGGGCCGATCGCCACGTCATTCCCGAGTTTCGAGCCGTTGATGGCGGGGCTCGGCGCAACCATCGCCCGCGATAAACCCTGA
- a CDS encoding 2-oxo acid dehydrogenase subunit E2, which produces MTQAYEPAGGTNARRVARMPRHREVILDILREGHHHEHVHGIVQVEVTEVRARMQALVARGLPPPSMTAFIVHGTARAVATFPQVHAVRTGRSLTEFEDMDVSTIVERMLPDGTQVPASMIMRAANRAPLRAIHDQLRAAQEAELRGITLANDRLSRQANILARLPRPLRAVVWWLLRRSPVLRKRMIGTINVTSVGMFGELGVTGWAVISGPWPLIVTVGSISRVLRPGADGEPREAEMLNLVVAIDHAVVDGGPAARFIAHLIDTLEAGAGLDAFEASAVGG; this is translated from the coding sequence ATGACGCAAGCGTATGAACCAGCGGGTGGAACCAATGCACGCCGCGTCGCGCGGATGCCACGCCACCGCGAGGTGATCCTCGACATCCTCCGGGAAGGGCACCACCATGAGCACGTCCACGGCATCGTGCAGGTGGAGGTCACCGAAGTTCGCGCCCGCATGCAGGCGCTTGTAGCGCGTGGGCTACCGCCACCGTCGATGACGGCGTTCATCGTCCACGGCACCGCCCGCGCCGTTGCCACATTTCCGCAGGTTCATGCGGTGCGCACCGGCCGGTCCTTGACCGAGTTCGAAGATATGGACGTGTCGACCATCGTCGAGCGCATGTTGCCCGACGGCACGCAAGTCCCGGCCTCGATGATCATGCGCGCCGCCAACCGAGCGCCGCTGCGCGCGATCCATGATCAGCTGCGCGCGGCGCAAGAGGCCGAGCTGCGTGGCATCACGCTGGCCAACGACCGGCTGTCGCGACAGGCCAACATCTTGGCGCGATTGCCCCGTCCGCTGCGCGCGGTGGTCTGGTGGTTGCTTCGCCGCAGCCCGGTGCTGCGCAAGCGGATGATCGGAACGATCAATGTGACGTCGGTGGGCATGTTCGGTGAGCTCGGCGTCACCGGCTGGGCGGTCATCTCGGGGCCATGGCCGTTGATCGTGACGGTGGGCTCGATCTCCAGGGTGTTGCGGCCCGGCGCCGACGGCGAACCGCGCGAGGCCGAGATGCTGAATCTGGTGGTTGCAATCGATCACGCGGTGGTCGACGGCGGCCCGGCAGCGCGCTTCATCGCGCATCTGATCGACACTCTGGAAGCGGGTGCCGGCCTCGACGCGTTCGAGGCCTCGGCGGTTGGCGGATAA
- a CDS encoding LysE family translocator, with translation MPHDLLLALILYAFVSSITPGPNNLMLLASGVNFGFRRTIPHMLGIGGGFTVMVGIVGVGLAGLFLAYPPARLTLTIVSILYLVWLAWKIANAAPPSHAATAAGKPLGFLQAAAFQWVNPKAWTMALTANTLYAPNADWPSVLAVAAAFGAVNLPSVSCWALMGTMMRGVLRDPKRLRLFNWTMAALLVATLWPVLRNAV, from the coding sequence ATTCCTCACGACCTGTTACTCGCGCTGATCCTGTATGCCTTTGTGTCGTCGATCACGCCGGGCCCGAACAACCTGATGTTGCTGGCGTCGGGGGTCAATTTCGGATTTCGCCGAACAATTCCGCATATGCTTGGCATTGGCGGCGGTTTTACGGTGATGGTGGGCATCGTTGGGGTGGGCCTTGCCGGGCTGTTCCTCGCATACCCGCCCGCGCGTCTGACCCTGACGATCGTGTCGATCCTCTATCTGGTCTGGCTGGCATGGAAAATCGCGAATGCCGCGCCACCGAGCCACGCGGCAACAGCGGCAGGAAAGCCGCTCGGCTTTTTGCAGGCCGCGGCATTTCAGTGGGTAAACCCCAAGGCATGGACCATGGCGTTGACGGCCAACACGCTCTATGCCCCGAACGCCGACTGGCCGTCGGTGCTGGCAGTGGCGGCGGCGTTCGGGGCGGTCAACCTGCCCAGCGTGTCCTGCTGGGCGCTGATGGGAACCATGATGCGCGGTGTCCTGCGTGACCCCAAACGTTTGCGCCTGTTCAACTGGACGATGGCCGCGCTGTTGGTGGCCACGCTCTGGCCGGTGCTGCGCAACGCCGTGTAG
- a CDS encoding cupin domain-containing protein gives MKDAVKDKGAGAVVHDFARAISPVSPETFFAEYFEKKHLVIKRDQPDYYRDLLTIEDIDHVITQTMVPSANLQLVNNGNGIDVDDFTMPNGYVDPVRVSYQFARGSTVILPQLHRSLPKLSSYCRSLETVFSCDLQTNIYLTPDNAQGFKTHYDSHDVIVLQAHGSKTWKIYESPLELPLRSQAFDPKTFQAGKVIETFVLNAGDMAYIPRGVVHDAIATDEVSLHITTGLLASRWVDVLVEAIVERALQDPALRASIPPGFANDGFDKAGALETFAALMARAVEGCDPQRTLDGFAHEFRRRRLPVVPGQFLQSNAADAIGAGCAVSVRPGLIYTLSRRAKGDAEEVILEVYGAEIAFPGFAEESLRAAMTLPQFTVGDLPGDLDEAGQAVLARRLVREGVMFRV, from the coding sequence ATGAAAGATGCTGTGAAGGACAAGGGCGCCGGGGCGGTGGTGCATGATTTCGCGCGGGCCATATCTCCCGTCTCACCCGAGACGTTTTTCGCGGAATATTTCGAGAAAAAGCATCTGGTTATCAAACGTGACCAGCCCGACTATTACCGCGATCTGCTGACCATCGAAGATATTGATCATGTGATCACGCAGACGATGGTGCCAAGCGCCAATCTGCAGTTGGTCAACAACGGCAACGGGATTGATGTTGACGACTTTACCATGCCCAACGGGTATGTGGACCCGGTGCGCGTGTCCTACCAATTCGCGCGCGGCAGCACGGTGATCTTGCCGCAGCTCCACCGCAGCTTGCCGAAATTGTCGTCCTATTGCCGCTCACTCGAGACCGTGTTCAGTTGCGATTTGCAAACCAACATCTATCTGACACCTGACAATGCGCAGGGCTTCAAGACCCATTATGATTCGCATGACGTGATCGTCTTGCAGGCGCATGGCTCGAAGACCTGGAAAATCTATGAGTCGCCGCTGGAATTGCCGCTGCGCAGTCAGGCATTTGATCCCAAGACCTTCCAGGCGGGCAAGGTGATCGAGACCTTTGTGCTGAACGCCGGCGATATGGCCTATATTCCGCGCGGCGTGGTGCATGACGCGATCGCCACCGATGAGGTATCGCTGCATATCACCACCGGGCTTCTGGCCTCGCGTTGGGTGGATGTGCTGGTTGAGGCGATTGTCGAGCGCGCTTTGCAGGACCCGGCCTTGCGGGCCTCGATCCCGCCGGGCTTTGCCAATGACGGGTTCGACAAGGCCGGGGCTCTGGAGACGTTTGCGGCCTTGATGGCGCGCGCCGTCGAGGGTTGCGATCCGCAGCGCACGCTGGACGGGTTTGCCCATGAATTCCGCCGCCGCCGTTTGCCTGTCGTGCCGGGGCAGTTCCTGCAAAGCAACGCCGCCGATGCGATTGGCGCGGGCTGTGCCGTCTCGGTGCGGCCGGGGCTGATTTACACGCTGTCGCGCCGCGCCAAGGGCGATGCGGAGGAGGTGATCCTCGAAGTCTATGGTGCCGAGATCGCCTTTCCCGGCTTTGCCGAAGAATCGCTGCGCGCGGCGATGACCTTGCCGCAATTCACCGTTGGCGATCTGCCCGGCGATCTGGACGAGGCCGGGCAAGCGGTGCTGGCCCGACGTCTGGTGCGCGAGGGCGTGATGTTTCGGGTCTGA